The Moorena producens PAL-8-15-08-1 genomic interval TCATTAAGAAGCACAGCCTCCACAGTTACATCATCTAGGGTTACTGTATGACCTGACTTCAGCCCATGAAATTTCAGATCTGACTGCATGACCTGAAGGGGCACTGGAAAATTTGGAGGAATCATTTGCTGACCTAGACACTGTTCGATGGACGCCCCATCAGGTGCTGCTGCTCCATAGAGATGAAAACAGTTACCAGGAATAAACGCAGGAGTAAAAAAGGGAAATCCTTGAATGCTGTCCCAATGGCTATGGGAAAAAAAAATGTGAGCTTCTATGGGCATTTCCTTAAGCCAATGATTTCCCAGCACCCGCAAACCACTGCCACCGTCAAAGATTAAGCGTTTTCTACCAACACGCATTTCTACACAAGATGTATTGCCACCATAGCGAATGGTATCTGTTCCAGGAGCAGAAATTTGACCCCTAACGCCCCAAAATCGGACGCTCATATCCCCTCCAGTACCATTGTTTAGGTTGGGCTTAGCCTTATATTGGCCTAGTTTGGGTGCTACTAGATTTTG includes:
- a CDS encoding MBL fold metallo-hydrolase; this encodes MQNLVAPKLGQYKAKPNLNNGTGGDMSVRFWGVRGQISAPGTDTIRYGGNTSCVEMRVGRKRLIFDGGSGLRVLGNHWLKEMPIEAHIFFSHSHWDSIQGFPFFTPAFIPGNCFHLYGAAAPDGASIEQCLGQQMIPPNFPVPLQVMQSDLKFHGLKSGHTVTLDDVTVEAVLLNDSHQAMGYRVNWQGYAVVYATSHSHGWGGIDENLRYLSRQADLLILNTPFPLKEDDLLNYSPLIWQDDRWQTGIVTAKVAGVKRIVMSRYHPDYNDDYLDRLQNQLQSFSPHHLLAREGMVLPVCSRV